One window of Trichoderma breve strain T069 chromosome 3, whole genome shotgun sequence genomic DNA carries:
- a CDS encoding uroporphyrinogen decarboxylase (URO-D) domain-containing protein, which produces MEHNFEPLKNDLLLRAAWGQKVERPPMWVMRQAGRYLPEYHEAKGTRDFFECCRDAEVASTLTLQPVERFEGLLDAAIIFSDILVIPQAMGMQVEMVDKKGPHFPNPLQSPADGQYEQVLGREVDVAAELDYVYKAITLTRKKLAGRVPLIGFCGAPWTLFCYMVEGGGTKLFAQVKTWIYKYPEESKKLLAKIADVCVDHLALQVKAGAQAVMVFDSWAGELSPASFKEFSEPYLAHIAQKLPLKLQELGLEKVPMTVFPKGAWYALDSVCNLGYNVVGMDWLQDAAEAVKIRGDRNVVFQGNADPGCLYGSKAAITEAVETMVKGFWTGNKGWIANLGHGITPGVNPDNLKFFFEEIHRLTKP; this is translated from the exons ATGGAGCACAATTTCGAGCCATTGAAGAACgacctgctgctgcgagCGGCGTGGG GCCAGAAGGTGGAACGACCTCCCATGTGGGTGATGCGCCAAG CTGGCCGCTACCTACCGGAATACCATGAAGCAAAGGGCACGCGCGACTTCTTCGAGTGCTGCCGAGATGCCGAGGTCGCCTCCACATTAACGCTGCAGCCCGTCGAGCGCTTCGAGGGCCTGCTGGacgccgccatcatcttctccgacatcctcgtcatcccaCAGGCCATGGGCATGCAGGTGGAGATGGTGGACAAGAAGGGGCCGCACTTCCCCAACCCGCTGCAGAGCCCCGCGGACGGGCAGTACGAGCAGGTGCTCGGCCGAGAGGTGGACGTGGCCGCCGAGCTCGACTACGTCTACAAGGCAATCACcctgacgaggaagaagctggccgGCCGGGTTCCCCTGATTGGCTTCTGCGGCGCCCCCTGGACGCTCTTCTGCTACATGGTCGAAGGAGGAGGCACTAAGCTTTTCGCCCAGGTCAAGACATGGATCTACAAGTACCCGGAGGAGTCGAAGAAGCTCCTGGCCAAGATTGCTGATGTCTGTGTAGACCACCTGGCTCTTCAGGTGAAGGCCGGTGCTCAG GCGGTGATGGTGTTTGACTCATGGGCTGGAGAGTTGTCTCCTGCTTCCTTCAAGGAATTCTCTGAGCCCTACCTTGCCCACATTGCGCAAAAGCTACCgctgaagctgcaagagCTGGGTCTGGAGAAGGTCCCCATGACGGTGTTCCCCAAGGGCGCTTGGTACGCTCTCGATTCAGTGTGCAATCTGGGCTACAATGTCGTCGGCATGGACTGGCTGCAAGACGCCGCTGAGGCTGTGAAAATTCGAGGAGACAGGAACGTTGTCTTCCAGGGTAATGCCGACCCCGGATGCTTGTATGGTTCAAAGGCCGCCATCACCGAGGCTGTTGAGACTATGGTCAAGGGCTTTTGGACTGGTAACAAGGGCTGGATCGCCAACTTGGGCCACG GCATCACCCCTGGTGTCAACCCAGATAACTTGAAGTTCTTCTTCGAGGAAATTCATCGCCTGACCAAGCCCTGA
- a CDS encoding elongation factor tu GTP binding domain-containing protein codes for MASVFTYDPDPPRVSSPWILADDADSPQGSGAAVTQTGLLSEYGVTRLEAEPQTGPIEYKLHLLLRSRRSYVYMSTVHPKRDRLHAQPGDGSAMYSASPASSNQPRQERLQRLTTQLLWRLQQSSPYHATSSREVRIPKLSDGKDDANLDLYGTQIPGLEESQGALYEIGVSDDGTLIGLTKDELDESIATLRIMAASLGCGITVLRMNPVQVTKQDKLWVAEALITPNTELQHSKSFTESGSYKASHGGTPLQSSAPNTVPGHAKSTTPQLRVTLTGPIASGKSSLLGTLSTGTLDNGRGKSRLSLLKHRHEMASGMTSSIAQELIGYEGRHIYSFSHRNIESWVDIHDYSSNGRLVFMSDSGGHPRYRHTVFRGLMNWAPHWMVLCIAADDAEVTPRAHDTASSAIDSGDTDLVKAHLDLSLKLDVPLAIVITKLDLASKPDQQPQDQLAEIPQADWDKHVPIVFTSVLKGVGVGLVHALLASLPLPAHDSTETTLQPGQPTDLFHIDDTFSLSRSPDDSLSAEGVIVSGHVRLGSFSVGQTIVVGPFWSGQNRTSSSESHSSADDRGSPMLNAALAEHVKSARTDGTPPSIAADEWQKGRIVSIRNLRLPVGTLEAGQVGSIGLVFEPSQTELTPLTDTPQIQRGMVMATLPIDVLGNEIPIQASRGFTATFDEGAAQFPPPGTTVNVLFACVRTAARILDVSVQHRAGSSEDIDDIGGTVTKVSVEFVHSRKWAELGTSVIIMGNSSQDGSGLQGFVGKITELVC; via the exons ATGGCCTCTGTCTTCACATACGACCCTGATCCTCCTCGGGTCTCCTCGCCCTGGATTCTGGCCGATGATGCAGACAGCCCTCAGGGATCCGGAGCGGCGGTGACTCAGACCGGCTTGCTGTCTGAGTATGGTGTCACGAGGCTTGAAGCTGAGCCGCAGACCGGCCCGATAGAATACAAGCTGCATTTGCTCTTGCGGTCGCGGCGCAGCTATGTGTACATGAGTACCGTGCATCCGAAGAGAGACAGGCTTCATGCCCAGCCTGGGGATGGGTCGGCAATGTACTCTGCGTCTCCTGCATCGTCGAATCAACCGCGCCAGGAGCGTCTCCAACGTCTTACAACGCAGCTGCTTTGGCGCTTGCAACAGTCGTCGCCGTATCATGCGACCAGCTCCAGAGAAGTGAGAATACCAAAGTTATCAGACGGCAAGGATGATGCCAATTTGGATCTCTATGGCACCCAGATCCCCGGACTTGAAGAGTCGCAGGGTGCCTTATATGAGATAGGTGTCTCTGATGACGGAACACTCATTGGGCTCACCAAAGATGAGCTGGATGAAAGTATTGCTACTCTCAGAATCATGGCCGCGAGTCTTGGATGCGGCATTACCGTACTGCGAATG AACCCAGTTCAGGTTACCAAACAGGATAAACTCTGGGTGGCTGAAGCATTGATTACGCCCAATACTGAGCTGCAGCATTCAAAATCTTTCACTGAGAGCGGGAGCTACAAAGCATCTCATGGTGGAACTCCTCTGCAATCTTCTGCGCCAAACACAGTTCCAGGCCATGCCAAGTCTACAACTCCGCAGCTGCGAGTTACCTTGACGGGCCCTATAGCGTCAGGGAAGTCGAGTCTCTTGGGAACGCTATCTACGGGTACTCTGGATAATGGCCGAGGCAAAAGTCGCTTGAGTTTGTTGAAGCATCGCCATGAGATGGCATCCGGAATGACCAGCTCTATTGCACAAGAGCTCATCGGATACGAGGGAAGGCACATTTACAGCTTTTCTCATCGCAACATTGAATCATGGGTTGACATTCATGACTATTCTAGCAATGGCCGACTGGTGTTTATGTCTGACTCGGGTGGTCATCCGAGGTATCGACATACAGTCTTCCGCGGGCTTATGAATTGGGCGCCGCACTGGATGGTTCTCTGCATTGCTGCGGATGACGCCGAGGTGACTCCTCGAGCTCATGACACAGCTTCCTCCGCAATAGACTCGGGAGATACTGACTTGGTAAAGGCCCATTTGGATCTTTCGCTCAAGCTTGATGTCCCGCTGGCTATTGTCATTACGAAACTAGATCTCGCGTCTAAA CCTGATCAACAGCCACAAGATCAGTTGGCAGAAATCCCACAGGCGGACTGGGACAAA CATGTCCCTATCGTGTTTACGAGTGTCTTGAAGGGCGTTGGCGTCGGTCTTGTTCATGCTTTACTAGCAAGTCTGCCTCTACCGGCGCACGATTCTACAGAAACAACTCTGCAGCCAGGGCAACCGACAGACCTGTTCCATATTGATGACACATTCAGCTTGTCTAGATCGCCGGATGATTCGCTATCTGCAGAAGGGGTCATTGTATCCGGCCATGTTCGACTCGGTAGCTTCTCTGTCGGGCAAACCATCGTTGTAGGACCATTTTGGTCGGGTCAAAATCGTACCTCGAGCTCTGAAAGTCATTCATCAGCTGACGATCGTGGATCGCCAATGCTGAATGCAGCGTTAGCCGAACATGTCAAAAGCGCCCGGACGGATGGCACACCACCATCCATTGCGGCAGACGAATGGCAGAAAGGGCGCATCGTTAGCATCCGCAACCTTCGATTGCCCGTGGGGACATTggaagctggccaagttGGATCAATAGGCCTCGTGTTTGAGCCAAGCCAAACCGAACTCACTCCCTTAACGGATACTCCTCAGATTCAAAGGGGGATGGTAATGGCGACGCTACCCATTGATGTGCTTGGCAATGAAATCCCCATCCAGGCTTCACGTGGGTTTACGGCGACCTTTGACGAAGGTGCTGCCCAGTTCCCTCCGCCAGGCACAACAGTTAACGTGCTGTTTGCTTGTGTCAGAACTGCTGCCCGGATCCTGGACGTCTCTGTTCAGCATCGCGCCGGATCAAGTGAGGACATAGATGACATAGGAGGCACCGTGACCAAAGTGTCAGTGGAATTCGTTCATAGTCGTAAGTGGGCTGAGCTAGGGACAtcagtcatcatcatgggaAATAGTAGTCAAGATGGATCGGGTTTGCAGGGCTTTGTTGGAAAGATCACGGAGCTTGTGTGTTGA
- a CDS encoding rab5-interacting protein (Rab5ip) domain-containing protein: MSEQELQINPIVQDSVAHNTKTLTNLHSLTASLFGVGAGILGLESYYGFLFYIAFSITTSLLFYILQIAPSSLGEGRAVLDSGRYYRGALELWTSGIFNGLPGFILTWTLFYGLVRA; encoded by the exons ATGTCGGAACAGGAGCTTCAGATCAACCCCATCGTCCAGGACTCAGTCGCGCATAACACAAAG ACTCTCACCAATCTCCACAGCTTGACGGCGTCCCTCTTTGGCGTCGGCGCTGGAATCCTTGGTCTCGAGTCTTACTATGGCTTCTTATTTTACATTGCCTTCTCAATAACAACCAGCCTCCTGTTCTACATCCTCCAGATCGCCCCAAGCTCTCTGGGAGAAGGTCGCGCTGTCCTCGACTCTGGTCGTTACTACAGGGGCGCCCTGGAACTCTGGACcagcggcatcttcaatGGCTTGCCCGGTTTCATATTGACATGGACTTTATTCTACGGCTTAGTGCGAGCTTGA
- a CDS encoding helicase associated domain (HA2) domain-containing protein, which yields MTAPNAAEHAPKRRKTRQDSGSVTIGGKTISVAGYLTSARPKQVEANGLKSTPQTPSQEQPSNVTSEPQQSTKKPSFEGSGTNNKSRNPRGVKDHPLLKARRELPIWQHQDEIRTVVKRLGTDVIVIVGETGSGKSTQVPQFLYQESWCKRHKVKLPGREEDGYVGGMIAITQPRRVAATTLAHRVSTEAGTPLGKGRPDGLVGYSVRFDHQVPRGARIKFLTEGTLLQELLRDPYLRQYSAVVIDEIHERSLDVDLLAGFLKQILFGDKTQRGGVPLKVIIMSATAEVGVIQDFFGNAAIPGKEKASNVELLRIKGRQFPVTILYEPRPVADLQDALLKKIFKIHVEEPLPGDILAFLNGQEDIESAQRLIEEYATSLASNVPKIIAVPLYGQLSIEAQRVAFLPAKSPLTRKVVLATNIAETSVTVPGVRYVVDCGKAKVKQYRPRLGMESLLAKPISKSSAVQRAGRAGREGPGKCFRLYTEDAFDSLEDSDLPEILRNDVLGAVLTMKARGIHDVLSFPLIDAPEPAAIEMALLHLHFLGALADDGTITPAGEMMARFPLSAPLGAVLLAASGPEFDCVLEVIDAISCLTSGDDIFMHVQSEEAAEEVESYRKDIQRREGDIITYLTTMQMYTAENSDRMEWCKKRKINIRNMKQALNIRRQLRGMCLKEKLLSEMPAPDPQPFTPLSPEKAESVIKCFLRGFAMRTAMLAPDGSFVTVHGKHVVAIHPSSVMHGQKKEAIMFLEHVYTNKNYAKKVSAIQAAWIAEALGR from the coding sequence ATGACTGCACCGAACGCCGCAGAACATGCGCCCAAGAGACGAAAAACTCGGCAAGATTCCGGATCCGTCACAATTGGAGGCAAAACCATCTCAGTGGCAGGATATCTAACATCTGCCCGGCCCAAACAAGTCGAAGCAAACGGCCTCAAATCAACGCCGCAAACCCCTTCGCAAGAGCAACCTTCGAATGTTACATCAGAGCCACAACAATCGACGAAAAAGCCATCGTTCGAAGGCAGTGGAACCAATAACAAATCCCGAAATCCAAGAGGAGTTAAGGATCATCCTTTGCTTAAAGCTCGCCGGGAATTGCCAATATGGCAGCACCAAGATGAGATCCGAACGGTCGTGAAGCGTCTAGGCACCGACGTTATTGTGATAGTTGGAGAAACCGGCTCTGGTAAGAGTACCCAGGTGCCTCAGTTTCTCTATCAAGAGTCCTGGTGCAAACGGCACAAGGTTAAGCTGCCAGGCcgggaagaggatggataCGTGGGAGGCATGATTGCTATTACACAGCCGAGACGTGTTGCTGCCACAACTCTGGCGCATCGTGTTTCAACCGAAGCGGGCACGCCGCTTGGCAAGGGAAGGCCAGATGGGCTTGTCGGATATTCGGTTCGATTCGACCACCAAGTGCCACGAGGTGCCAGAATCAAGTTCTTGACTGAAGGTACTTTGCTGCAGGAGCTTCTCCGGGATCCATATCTGAGACAATATAGCGCCGTCGTCATTGACGAAATCCACGAGAGAAGTCTGGACGTCGATCTCCTTGCCGGATTCTTGAAACAGATATTGTTTGGGGATAAAACACAAAGAGGAGGCGTTCCACTCAAGGTGATTATCATGAGTGCTACGGCCGAAGTGGGCGTCATCCAGGACTTTTTCGGCAATGCTGCTATCCcaggaaaggaaaaggcgaGCAATGTTGAATTGCTTCGAATCAAAGGTCGGCAATTTCCCGTCACGATCCTATACGAACCCCGGCCAGTGGCCGACCTACAAGACGCActtttgaagaagattttCAAGATTCATGTGGAGGAGCCGCTGCCTGGAGATATTTTGGCCTTCCTCAATGGCCAGGAGGATATTGAATCCGCCCAGCGGCTGATTGAGGAATATGCCACGAGCCTTGCATCCAACGTCCCCAAAATCATCGCCGTGCCACTATACGGACAACTCTCCATTGAAGCACAGAGGGTGGCTTTTCTGCCAGCCAAGTCTCCTCTCACACGCAAAGTCGTGCTCGCTACCAATATTGCTGAGACATCCGTCACGGTTCCCGGTGTGAGATATGTCGTAGATTGCGGCAAAGCCAAGGTGAAGCAGTATAGACCACGGCTTGGTATGGAATCTCTTTTGGCCAAGCCGATATCTAAATCATCCGCCGTGCAGCGCGCCGGTCGTGCAGGCCGTGAGGGACCAGGCAAATGCTTCAGGCTCTACACGGAAGATGCGTTTGACAGTTTAGAAGACTCAGACTTGCCAGAAATCTTGAGAAACGATGTTCTCGGAGCCGTTCTTACGATGAAAGCCCGCGGCATCCATGACGTACTGTCTTTCCCACTGATAGACGCACCCGAGCCCGCAGCTATAGAAATGGCGTTGCTTCATTTACATTTCCTTGGGGCTCTGGCGGACGACGGTACCATCACGCCGGCGGGCGAAATGATGGCTAGATTTCCCCTTTCAGCTCCCCTTGGAGCTGTTCTCCTCGCTGCCTCAGGTCCCGAGTTTGACTGTGTCCTGGAGGTAATTGATGCCATCTCATGTCTCACGTCAGGAGACGACATTTTCATGCACGTGCAGTCAGAGGAGGCTGCAGAAGAAGTAGAATCATACCGCAAGGATATCCAGAGGCGAGAAGGCGACATTATCACGTATCTGACAACCATGCAGATGTACACTGCAGAGAACTCGGATAGGATGGAGTGGTGCAAAAAGCGCAAAATCAACATCCGAAACATGAAGCAGGCGTTGAACATCCGCCGACAGCTTCGAGGAATGTGTTTGAAAGAGAAGCTTCTCTCGGAAATGCCCGCGCCGGATCCCCAGCCATTCACCCCTCTGTCACCCGAGAAGGCAGAGTCAGTTATCAAGTGCTTTCTTCGGGGCTTCGCAATGAGGACGGCTATGCTGGCGCCGGACGGAAGCTTTGTGACTGTCCACGGCAAGCATGTAGTTGCCATCCATCCCTCTAGTGTCATGCAtgggcaaaagaaagaagccatcatgttCCTTGAGCATGTGTACACGAATAAGAATTACGCAAAGAAAGTGAGTGCGATCCAGGCAGCATGGATTGCTGAGGCCTTGGGGAGGTAG
- a CDS encoding beta-glucosidase (SUN family) domain-containing protein codes for MKYTILAATLAATVAASPSHHHQHHHAKKNAPNKVEKRAPDAVTQVVVGPTATVYQLDGKILDADKAAAGLADGEYVVVGETTPTYVPPPPPPPPSSTPATTSSAGGMKAQFIEEPSSSSAPPTTTSAPPPPPTTTAQPTSSSAPPPPKSSKPAQASPPSGGSGLNADFPSGKIPCSHFPSDYGAVPLEWLGTGGWSGLQFVPGYSADSQSISDIITGIVGDSCKSGGMCSYACPPGYQKTQWPSAQGSTLQSIGGLYCNSDGFLELTRPDHPKLCEAGAGGVTIQNDLDDSVCTCRTDYPGIESMVIPACATAGQTIPLCNPDESDYYVWDGKSTSAQYYVNKKGYGVADACVWNSPLDPKGAGNWSPVILGVGKTAGGLTFLSIFQNLPTSTALLDFNIEITGDVNSKCSYINGVWTGGNNGCTTAMPAGGSAVIRYF; via the exons ATGAAGTACACGATCCTGGCTGCCACACTGGCCGCCACCGTTGCCGCCTCGCcttctcaccaccaccagcaccaccatgCGAAGAAGAACGCTCCCAACAAGGTCGAGAAGCGTGCGCCGGATGCTGTCACCCAGGTTGTCGTCGGACCTACCGCTACCGTTTACCAGCTCGACGGCAAGATTCTCGATGCCGACAAGGCCGCGGCTGGTCTGGCTGACGGTGAATACGTCGTTGTTGGAGAGACAACCCCGACTTACGTCcccccgccgccgcctcctcccccatCTTCGACTCCGGCCACGACGTCCAGCGCCGGAGGCATGAAGGCTCAGTTCATCGAGGagccctcctcctcgtccgcacctcccaccaccacctccgctcctccgccgccgcccacgACCACGGCTCAGCCCACGAGCAGCTctgcccctcctcctcccaagTCCTCGAAGCCTGCCCAGGCGAGCCCTCCCTCTGGCGGTAGCGGACTGAACGCCGATTTCCCCAGCGGAAAGATCCCGTGCTCTCACTTCCCGTCCGATTATGGCGCCGTGCCCCTCGAATGGCTAGGCACCGGCGGCTGGTCCGGTCTCCAATTCGTTCCTGGCTATTCAGCGGACTCGCAGAGTATCAGCGACATCATCACCGGTATTGTTGGCGACTCGTGCAAGTCGGGAGGCATGTGCTCTTATGCTTGCCCTCCCGGCTACCAGAAGACCCAGTGGCCCTCGGCCCAGGGATCGACTCTGCAATCCATTGGCGGTCTTTACTGCAACTCGGACGGCTTCCTCGAGCTGACTCGCCCTGACCACCCCAAGCTTTGCgaggctggtgctggcggtgTTACCATCCAGAACGACCTCGACGACTCCGTTTGCACGTGCCGAACCGACTACCCCGGTATCGAGAGCATGGTTATTCCCGCCTGTGCCACTGCCGGTCAGACCATTCCCCTCTGCAACCCCGACGAGTCTGACTACTATGTGTGGGATGGCAAGAGCACCTCCGCCCAGTACTACGTCAACAAGAAGGGCTACGGAGTTGCAGACGCTTGCGTCTGGAACAGCCCTCTCGACCCCAAGGGCGCTGGTAACTGGTCTCCCGTCATCCTTGGTGTTGGCAAGACCGCTGGTGGCTTGactttcctctccatcttccagaACCTTCCCACTAGCACTGCTCTGCTGGACTTCAACATTGAAATCACTGGTGATGTCAACAGCAAATGCTCGTATATCAACGGCGTGTGGACTGGCGGTAACAACGGTTGCACG ACTGCCATGCCCGCTGGTGGCTCAGCCGTTATCCGATACTTTTAA
- a CDS encoding zinc-finger double domain-containing protein, translated as MASPAAAIATEPPLSSGPTPTPPPAALPLDDVARLAKRRRESDSESSRAFASHQLGSQSPPSKSARLLPATDQSLPPLSAATTLEDEQRRKEADEEAEHDQTTGLRANSENPSQRALLSLLSAGTQAMSRPADAPQLAPTATMEPSSKLATAALSISQNSGDRIEERSEMTPQSPTSIAGAQVTESPGAMDVDVKGESLVSQQVAVQEERQQPGSLSYPGSLQTSGSMPESPVRGMTFPMPSQSQGSPPPSANKKHKCPYCNTEFTRHHNLKSHLLTHSQEKPYVCTDCQMRFRRLHDLKRHGKLHTGEKNHVCPKCDRKFARGDALARHSKGLGGCAGRRSSMGSFAGEDELDGGIDGDEAVMTGIAYENPEEEELRRQSLPSMTAQHIPGGQPDQYGGHSRTYPPAGVRTAAAAGLYAPSGGQGQAVGTGSSSVSTSIGGSHTPNTSISSVAVGGPNAGLYAQAGVPETGKPLSPGGVQGHDGSGVVRQRSPSLSQQLQQQQMGRRQSEMQSPHGGQNRPKLPGLTHPGYASTGSPGFSHGRPPTATATSGDSGNMFAQSDPSVWAYIQTLEERVKSLSDKVVSLDHEMSVLKKQLESREGVPAG; from the coding sequence ATGGCCTCtcccgccgctgccattgcaaCCGAACCCCCGCTCTCGTCTGGCCCGACTCCAACCCCTCCCCCAGCAGCTCTCCCTTTGGACGACGTCGCGAGACTGGCCAAGCGCCGTCGCGAATCGGATTCCGAGTCGTCGCGTGCCTTTGCATCCCATCAGCTCGGCTCCCAATCGCCCCCGTCGAAATCTGCCAGGCTGCTGCCGGCAACTGACCAATCACTGCCTCCCCTGTCCGCCGCCACAACTCTGGAAGACGAGCAACGGCGGAAAGAAGCagacgaggaggctgagCACGACCAGACAACTGGTCTACGCGCAAACAGCGAGAATCCTAGCCAACGagccctcctctccctcctgTCTGCAGGAACCCAAGCCATGAGCCGCCCAGCAGACGCGCCTCAGCTGGCCCCTACGGCCACTATGGAGCCCTCCTCCAAGCTGGCCACGGCTGCCTTATCCATTTCACAAAACAGCGGCGACCGCATCGAAGAACGGAGCGAAATGACTCCACAAAGCCCAACGAGCATTGCCGGTGCGCAAGTGACCGAGAGCCCGGGAGCcatggatgttgatgtcaAAGGAGAATCGCTCGTCTCTCAACAGGTTGCCGTACaagaagagcggcagcagcccgGCTCCTTGTCATATCCTGGCTCCTTGCAAACCAGCGGCAGCATGCCGGAATCACCGGTCCGTGGCATGACCTTTCCGATGCCTTCCCAAAGCCAGGGCTCTCCGCCACCGTCGGCAAACAAGAAACACAAGTGCCCATACTGCAATACCGAGTTTACTCGGCACCACAACCTCAAAAGTCACCTCCTGACGCATAGCCAGGAAAAGCCTTATGTATGTACCGACTGCCAAATGCGCTTCCGCCGTCTCCACGACTTGAAACGCCATGGTAAGCTTCATACCGGAGAGAAAAACCATGTGTGCCCTAAGTGCGACCGCAAGTTTGCTCGAGGTGATGCTCTTGCCCGCCACAGCAAAGGACTGGGCGGATGTGCTGGCAGACGATCGAGCATGGGTAGCTTTGCCGGCGAAGATGAACTGGATGGCGGCATTGACGGAGACGAAGCTGTCATGACGGGCATTGCCTACGAGAAccccgaggaagaagaactgAGGCGACAAAGCTTGCCCAGCATGACTGCCCAGCACATACCAGGCGGCCAGCCGGATCAGTACGGCGGTCATTCGCGGACGTACCCTCCGGCTGGAGTAAGAACTGCCGCAGCTGCCGGCCTATATGCCCCCAGTGGTGGTCAGGGTCAGGCCGTTGGTACCGGCAGCTCGAGCGTGTCAACCAGTATTGGGGGTAGCCACACACCGAACACCAGCATCTCTTCGGTGGCGGTTGGCGGACCAAATGCCGGTCTCTATGCACAAGCTGGTGTGCCGGAAACCGGGAAGCCACTGAGCCCTGGTGGTGTCCAAGGCCACGACGGCTCTGGTGTCGTACGGCAACGATCGCCTAGCCTGTCTCAGCAGctacaacagcagcagatgggGAGGCGGCAGTCGGAGATGCAGTCTCCTCACGGTGGACAAAACAGGCCTAAGTTGCCTGGCTTAACTCACCCTGGATACGCCTCGACAGGCTCTCCAGGATTCTCCCACGGCCGCCCGCCAACCGCAACCGCCACGAGCGGCGATAGCGGCAACATGTTTGCGCAGAGCGACCCAAGCGTATGGGCCTACATCCAGacgttggaagagagagtcaAATCGCTCTCAGATAAGGTGGTTTCGCTCGACCACGAGATGTCTGTCCTTAAAAAGCAACTTGAAAGTCGTGAAGGGGTTCCTGCTGGATGA
- a CDS encoding histone deacetylase domain-containing protein, which translates to MDNYRYRVPKPNYLPHRLDIDPDADIVEEYAQPLGIASDAENAKFYQQCKRLAESSGITRPKGYNVSFHCNPEMEKHHFGMTHPMKPWRLTLSKSLIYSYGMSFAMDNYLTRAATYEELASFHSTDYLDFLGTVLPEAVPRDLENQNPDLKYNLGGSDCPLFDGLYNYCSMSAGSALDAARKIVSKQSDIAIAWGGGLHHAKKAEASGFCYINDIVIAILELLRFYPRVLYIDIDVHHGDGVEEAFFSTDRVMTVSFHKYDPNNFFPGTGALDDNGPKSEHNPGAHHAVNVPLNDGITDEQYDMLFNNIISKIVEKFRPSAIALQCGADSLAGDRLGRFNLQVQGHGACVEFCKRLGIPMILFGGGGYTPRNVARAWTYETSIAINCQDKISPILPEHAPWREQFRQDTLFPTLEQILGEPRQNRNPQKRLQEIIQHVTEQLRFVESAPSVQMQVIPPDLGSFRDDVEERLKEDQEERNEQLRKERESGVGTAMEF; encoded by the coding sequence ATGGACAACTACAGGTATCGTGTGCCTAAGCCAAACTACCTCCCTCATAGACTGGACATCGACCCCGATGCCGACATAGTAGAGGAATATGCCCAGCCCCTCGGCATTGCCAGCGATGCGGAAAACGCAAAGTTCTACCAGCAGTGCAAACGCCTGGCTGAATCGTCAGGCATTACTCGCCCCAAGGGCTACAATGTGTCTTTTCATTGCAATcccgagatggagaagcacCACTTCGGCATGACACATCCTATGAAGCCCTGGCGCCTGACGCTGTCCAAGAGCCTGATTTACTCATACGGCATGTCATTTGCCATGGACAACTACCTGACCCGGGCCGCTACGTACGAGGAGCTGGCGTCTTTCCACTCCACCGACTATCTAGACTTTCTGGGCACTGTTCTCCCAGAGGCAGTTCCTCGAGATCTTGAGAACCAGAACCCTGACCTGAAATACAACTTGGGAGGCTCCGATTGTCCTTTGTTCGACGGCCTCTATAATTACTGCTCCATGTCTGCCGGCAGTGCGCTTGATGCCGCCCGGAAAATCGTTAGCAAACAGTCTGACATTGCCATTGCGTGGGGGGGCGGCTTGCACCACGCAAAAAAGGCCGAGGCCTCTGGTTTTTGCTACATCAACGACATTGTCATCGCCATTCTGGAGCTTCTGCGATTCTACCCACGTGTTTTATACATTGACATTGATGTACATCAcggcgatggtgttgaggaggcCTTTTTCTCAACCGACAGGGTCATGACAGTCTCCTTTCATAAATACGACCCCAACAACTTCTTCCCCGGCACTGGTGCGTTGGACGATAATGGGCCTAAGAGCGAACATAATCCCGGAGCTCACCACGCCGTCAATGTTCCGCTCAACGATGGTATTACAGACGAACAATACGACATGCTCTTTAACAACATCATCAGCAAGATTGTCGAGAAATTCCGACCAAGCGCCATCGCACTCCAATGCGGTGCCGATTCTCTCGCGGGAGATCGCCTGGGCCGATTCAACCTTCAAGTGCAGGGGCATGGTGCATGTGTTGAGTTCTGCAAGAGGCTCGGCATTCCCATGATCCTCtttggcggtggtggttACACCCCTCGGAATGTTGCACGAGCCTGGACATACGAGACAAGTATAGCCATCAACTGCCAGGACAAAATCAGCCCTATATTACCAGAGCACGCTCCGTGGAGAGAGCAGTTCCGCCAGGACACTCTCTTCCCGACCCTCGAACAGATTTTGGGCGAGCCGCGACAGAATCGCAACCCCCAGAAGCGTTTGCAGGAAATCATTCAACACGTCACAGAGCAACTACGTTTCGTCGAGAGTGCGCCAAGCGTACAGATGCAGGTCATCCCTCCTGACTTGGGCAGCTTCAGAGATGATGTAGAGGAAAGGTTAAAAGAGGACCAGGAGGAGAGAAACGAGCAGCTACGAAAGGAGAGGGAATCGGGAGTAGGAACAGCCATGGAATTCTAA